From Candidatus Eisenbacteria bacterium, a single genomic window includes:
- a CDS encoding acyl-CoA thioesterase produces the protein MRPFVYRLPVRFHDVDSAGIVFFARIFHYAHDAYEAWLRTIGYSLDRPASERGYGFPLVHAEADFHKPILPGQEVVVELAPVAVGESSYTIRSSLSLPEGDALATVTTIHACVDWATRRSRPIDPAMREILSSYLA, from the coding sequence ATGCGTCCGTTCGTCTATCGCTTGCCCGTCCGCTTCCACGACGTCGATTCCGCGGGCATCGTCTTCTTCGCGCGCATCTTCCATTACGCCCACGACGCCTACGAGGCATGGCTTCGGACGATCGGCTACTCGCTCGATCGCCCCGCCTCGGAACGGGGTTACGGCTTCCCCCTCGTCCACGCGGAGGCCGACTTCCACAAGCCGATCCTCCCCGGGCAGGAAGTCGTCGTCGAGCTGGCGCCGGTCGCCGTGGGGGAGAGCAGCTACACGATCCGATCGAGCCTCTCCCTTCCGGAAGGGGACGCTCTGGCGACGGTGACGACGATCCACGCCTGCGTCGATTGGGCCACCCGCCGTTCGCGGCCGATCGATCCCGCGATGCGCGAGATCCTCTCCTCCTATCTGGCGTGA